AGGATTGGTAGGCCAGTGCAGCCAGTGCCCCCGCCTCGTTGATCGCCAGGTGCGCCAGTATCGGCGCGACCAAGCTGGCCGAGTGCTGTGCCAACCGGCCGAACACCCACCCGGCGAGTCCGGTGGCCAACACCGTCGGGACCACCGGTTCGCGGGCGATCCGGGCATCGACAATGTGGGACAGACCGAAGGCGCCGGCCTGTAACAGCTGACCGCCGGTCGGGCCGAACGCTTCGGTGCCGACCTTTCTCAGGGCGGCCCGGAAGGCGGCTTCCTCCGGCCACACCGTGCCGAGCGGGATCCGCACGGCCATCCACCGGCCGGGCATGTCCGGCAAAACCTTTCGGCGCATCTCGGTGCGGACGATCGGTACCGCCGACGTCGCCGCCACACCCATCGACACTGCCGTCGCCGCCGCCGCGCCCACCCGCAGGCCCGCCCACAACGCCGGTGGCCGCAATCCCGGCCTGGCACCGGTACCGAGCAGCAGGGCACTGCCGACTGTCGCCCGCACCAGAGGCTGCCAGCGGGCGGGCAGCCGCGGGTCGACCAGACCGTTCCACGCCACGATGCCCGCCGCCAGGGACAGCGCGCGAATCCTGCTGGCCATCATCAGTTTTCGGGCCCGTCGTTGGCGACGGTCTTGTCCAGTGCCACCCGGATTCGTTCGGTGTCCTCGGCGGTCCACCCGTCTGGCGGGGCCACCGCCGCCCAGCCGTCGAGCACGGACTGCCCGTAGTTGTGTCCGTGCCCGGCCGGGACGCTCGACGCGTTGGTGATGTCGGCGGCCACCTGCCAGAACGTGATGATCGGATACCAGCGCATCGA
The genomic region above belongs to Mycolicibacterium sp. HK-90 and contains:
- a CDS encoding CPBP family intramembrane glutamic endopeptidase, encoding MMASRIRALSLAAGIVAWNGLVDPRLPARWQPLVRATVGSALLLGTGARPGLRPPALWAGLRVGAAAATAVSMGVAATSAVPIVRTEMRRKVLPDMPGRWMAVRIPLGTVWPEEAAFRAALRKVGTEAFGPTGGQLLQAGAFGLSHIVDARIAREPVVPTVLATGLAGWVFGRLAQHSASLVAPILAHLAINEAGALAALAYQSWPAAPPARGAGP